The window ttcccgggtgtgtgtgtgtgtgtgtgtgtgtgtgtgtgtgtgtgtgttgccattgCTTGCTGTGCTCACCAACCCCACCTACCTGCCAATACCTTCCTCCACACCTGGCCAACCCCTACTCCCTTTACACCTCACCCTCTCCTAGCTTACCCCCTCCCAGCTCACACCAACCTTCCTTTAAATATGACTACAGTGATTTTTAGCTGTGGGAGCTCTTCAGAGAGCACGTTGCCAAACCTCTCTCTGAAGCgccacccaccctcttttaaGTACAGCTGTAGTGATGCTTCAGAGAGCGGTTTttacttttgtttattttcacATGCGGATTTAGAGCACGGGAGTTTGAAAACAAAATCAATGGTCACATTCTTAGCTAGCAGGTGGCACAAAAGAAGTGGTAGCACGGAAATGGATAAGGTCCCGAGAGAAGGTTTGACGTGAAGTTTAAAAAGGATGAGAAGAAGACATCGCGAGATTTGGAGGGAATTCAAGTGAATGTCAAATAATTGGCTGTCGATTTCTGGTGGCAATTCGTGAAACATCAAGATACTGTGCAATGCACAGGTTGGGGGTTTCATATGCTTGCAGCTGCTCACCATGGCATGAAAAACGGATAGAATGCCATCAATAAATcagtagggggtgggtgggaaatcggGGCTTAACAGTACTGAGTAATTGAATGTGATCTAAACAGTTATGGAATAGAAGAAATAATACAAATTGTTTAGAACACTTTGATTCCTTGTATTCTTTATCAGAATTTGCATCATAAAAGAGAACTGGTGTTGATGTCTAACCTAAGCATGATGTAATATATGCACTAAATGGGTGACTTTTTTTGCTataactgtatataaatttaaatagtttttaaaaacttctttcATGGGCCCCCTTTCAACTCTTAATATTGTGCATGAGTCTTGTGGCCAGGCGGCAGCAAAAAGTAGGGTGGGGAATGTGCAAGCTTGGGGGCAAGGCTAGACTGGTTGATCAAGATGTCTGAAAGTGGTCCCTGCATTGTGAACCTCCAGAGCAGAAGGGTTGGGCAACTGCTACTCATATTTGGCATCGTGTTTATTTCACCAGCATATGGATTATTACCTCTTTGATGAACTGGCCAGGCAAACCTTTGATGGCGTTCAAACGGAAGCCAAAGCCACTGGGACCCTTTACCAGATAGCAGAGTCTGGGCTTGTGATTCTCTTTTGCCGTATGACATGTTGGCACTTCAGCCTCACATGGAGATTGCACCGGTGTTGCGTGATAGTAGAGGCATGGGGATATCTTAGCCTTAataaccaaaagaaaaaaagcatttattgCAAAATACACATTGCTACCAAACATTGCGTGACGATAAAACCTCCCTCACATTTTGGGATATAATGAGCAATGTTTGCCACTAAATAATTGCAAATCTTTTGCTTCTGTCTTCTGTAATAGCAGATGACACATTCAGTCCCTCCCTTCCTCCGTTCCCTATATCCTATCAGTTTATAAGCACACTGCAGAGAACGATGCAGGAACTCGTGTGGGTGGAATAAACTGGGTCTGACATTTTGACCTTCCAACTGTTGAAGAATGAATGAGTGAACATTTTACTCTGCTTTGAGTCATGTCATTAAATACTTTATATCTATTCCCCTCCTCCAAAAAATAGCCTCCACCAATTTATAACATAAGCAAAGTAATAAAAATGCATCTATAACTACTTGGTGCCTATATGTTCAGCTGGCAATATTCCATGCATTCTTTAAAAATTGAAAGTTTGCATACAGAATTCTGCACCAGGAATAGAGGATCTGGTATATATTTGCTAATTTGGTGTGAGTCATTTTGCCACAAGGGAAGGGAAAATATAGCATTGTAGGAGGTTCCACGCCCTGCCAAGCCTTCTCAGCTCCCACCTGTGGCTTCTGAAGCTCCGCCAGACTTTCAGGCTAATCCTTCCAATCTAGAAACTTgcttataaaaacaattaaagttGGCATTCTCTGCATATGTTACCAATTTCTATGCTTGCACTATGTAACTACAGCTAGCTGCAGCCGTCTGGTTACCCCCATCGTTTTGCACATCATGTGACTTCCAAGTTACTCGTGCTTGTGCACAACTGTGTCTGTTACCATTTTGTACATGGCATCAGTTTCGTCATCCACCACCAGCAGTGCAGTTTTTTCACCGGACTTCCTGATCTTCTCCACAACAGCCTCGTGGTCCAGTGCTTCAACTGACTCTCCATTGACAGCCACCAGGATGTCGCTGTCCTTGAGACCAACTTCGGCCGCAGGGCTGCCAGAATCAATGTCCTTAATTAAGTGACCTGTACACAAAAATAAGAAAGGCCTGATACTTGGTAAAGTGCCTTAGTGGGTTTTCGTTTAAGACCATACCTGTGGCTTAGGTCTTTTAATGTTGTTTGACTACCTCACAGAATGCTGCCTTCTCAAGAAGTGTGAGTTATACTAGCAGCCAAATGGCACTGCAGCATTTTCCAGGCGAAAGAGGGAAATTGATTAGGCTCCAGATTTCTCAGATCCAAATTCTGTTTGATTATGAACTCAGGAAAATCATTTTCTATTAAGAACATTAGATGATCCAGGCTGGATTAGACCAAATAAATAATGCTGTTCTCTATCCCCACCTGCCATTTGTAAAATGACAGCATAAAGCACATCTGTTCACACAGtcatatgggggggggtgtctagcagttatttttgttgctgctgctgaattaCCTTCTATTGAGTGAATGtgattgtttatatatttattaaatttgtataccacccttcatctgtagatctcagggcagttaacagcataaaattacaagaggaaaaacacaaaatacgtaataaaaacaagaaaacaacaacaacaagcaaataaccccccactccctccctacgagcacatttaaaaggatataggatgttagtcagtcaaaggcctggctgaagaagaatgtttttgtcTGATATATAAAGGTGTATTTCACAAATGGAGAGCCGTGGCAGAAATGCGATTTTTAGAGGATTTTATAACTTTTGCACATACTCATCACACTTGTATGGGATAAGGTGTTTCATAAATGtaataagatagatagatagatcatacCTTTACCATTCTGTTCCATTCTCAGATAGAATCCATAaccattttttccttttgcaagctCCAGCCTTCGGGGTTTGTGAGGTAATAATTTCAAACTTGCCATTTCTCTCCTCAGCTGCATGTTCTGCCTCTTGTAATACTGATCGGTTTCTTTATTTGACACCAGAAACACAAGTCGATTTCCAGACCTCCTCACCTGGGAACACAGACATACAATGCTGAGGTGGTACTTCAGCCATGTCAAACAGTGGGACAGGGCTGAGGAGCATTTTATATGCAAAGTGCTGATGTGGATGAGGTGACCTTGAAAATCCCTAGTCAGCACAAAACATCTTTTCTGATGGCATTTTCATAAGTAAGGCTTAAATTATTCTGAACTGCATTTATGAAGCCTACAGTGTGGAGTATATGTTCGATTGCTCTTCCACATTCAGACATGACCCACCTATTTATTCACTTTGGAACTGAGTACTTAAcactaatatatatttttcagcgCTAAATCTACTACTTATGCAACTTGAGTGGAAGGTATGACGGCAGATAGAAAGACACCAGTCACTCAGCCCTGtgggtgggctgggctggggaaaCTATTAGAAATAAGTTTTAGCTGTTAAATACTTTAGATGCTATGCAATAAGCCTTGCCTAAAAGCCCTGTCCACACATTACTCACATGGAAGGCACAGGGGTATGGGTataggtaaagtacccctggacggttaagtccagtcaaaggcgactatggggttgcggttctcaacttgctttcaggccgagggagccacagacagctttctgggtcatgtggtcagcatgactaaaccgctactggcacaacaggacaccgtgacaagccagagcacatggaaatgccgtttaccttcccaccacagcggtatctatttatctacatgcactggcgtgctttcgaactgctaggttggcaggagctggggcagagcaatgggagctcactctgtcgtggggattcaaactgctgaccttccaatcagcaagcccaagaggctcagtggtttagaccacggcgccacctgCAGATGTGGGGGACCGTTTttgccacctgtcaatcacctgtcaCGATTAATGAAactcggtggtagagcatctgctttgcatgcagaaggtcccaggttctatctctggcatctccgggtaggacagacctgaaaccctgaagagcaacTGCCAGTGAATATAGATAATTCCAAGTAATATGGAGCAACGGTTTGACTTTGGCAGCTTACGTTCCTATGCTTAAGCAGACAGATACATACTTTGATGAGTTAACACTGGGGAAATGGTTGCCTGCATTCATTCAGGACCACCATCTTAGATCTGTGGGGGGAAACCTAACCAAAGATTGAGGAACAGGGTGGAGACTGAGGTCTTGAGGTTTAGGCCTGGAGATACCTTCTCGACTACTTCCTCATGAGTGTCGTTTTCCACATTCTCTCCATTGATTTCGATCAGGCGGTCGTTGGGCTGCACTCCGGCTAATGCAGCTGGTCCTTGTGGGGACAAATCTATAATGAACAATCCCTTCTGACCTGGAATAGACAGAACCAGGACAGATCTAAAAAAACTCGCCATGTTCTATGTTACTCAGCAATGGCATAACAATAGGAGCCCTGTAGACTTGAGACGTTTTGTTCAAGGAACATATGAAATGGCAGTAGACATGTGATCCAACTGGAAATAACAATGTCTGCTTTCTATGCCCCAGGAATTCAAGAAGGAAGTCATTCACCCTCTGAAGCCCAACCTTTCTTTATGCCATGTTCAATACTGCCTTGGGGAGGATTATTATACTTGTTTATGTTGGTTGATGATTGCCACCAGCAAAAATAGTTGCTTATTAAATACTACCTGTTTTCCCATTGTTTATTAGCACCTGGCTTATGATTGTATTGCCAAATGTAAGTGCTTCCTtgtctttaaagaaaaaagtctTTCTTGGGCAGTTACAAAATGTGCTAGTGACAGCCAGCATGAAACATGGTAAAAAAAATACCTAGATAGAGATCTTTCTTTATACCCTTGGATATAATTTTCGAGAGTTGCGACAAAAAGCAGATATACTGCATCCACATCAGTTCTCTTGCTGTTATTGTGGAAGACACTTCCATTGCCAAGTACTTTTCAGTCatatgatatattattattattttattattattggttgttattatcatcatcatttcacaTTACCGGagattttcagaaggtaaaatttaaatcttttgtttttcaaaagcagcttatCTGCGTCACTTCATCAAATGTAggcttaccaagctaaatgttgtccaatcacaaaaaagatttgtattcctcacacccaaaaacataattttaagacccctcactgaagaaatatTCCAAAATTAaatttcaccccctaaaatgctACACCCTGCTGCCCCACATCTCATTTCAATGGAAAACCATTCAGATGCTGTGTGATGTGTGAATCAGCTGTAGGGGAAAAACGTATGTGCTAGCCTGTCCCTGTAGCTGAAATGTTTACAACCAAAGCCTTTATATTTCCAGAAGGTTTGTGCTGTTCCTTCTGGCATTTCAGCAGAGCTTCAGATTAATTCAAAtaccttttcatttcatttccatgaGAACTCACAATCCAAATAACGGTCTTCAACAAAGGGTTTGGgaacatgtgctttaaatgaaagcAACATAAAGGAATTGTAGTGAACTACCATGCCCGCCGCCACCTCCAGAATGCATACAATGCATATTATATAATGCTACATGTGCATTATCTATGCTTATTGTTCTCACCTTCCGTTGTCTTCAGAGAGAAGCCATAGCTGTTTTTTTCTTTCACCAGATAGCAGAGGCGGGGTTGTGTAACTGGGCCAGGTCCTCCATTTGTCACAACTGAAGGGTGTTCTGCTTGCTGCTGGGCTGGTAATGCTTGACCCAACTCTTCAAAATTGACCCCCTCCTTATGTGCATCTTCATAAGATTTTTCATCCAAAACAAGGAATACTACAGAGTCCACACTTTTCCTAACTAAATCAGCCACCTGTACGGGGCAGAATGAGAGTTTCAGTAGTAATCACAGGTACTAGTAAAATAGCTCACCTAGGTATTTCCTGTTGCCTTGTACAAGAGGAGACCTACTGACAAAAGAGACTGAAGGATACGTGCAATACATATTGGGGACAAAATACTGTAGTCACAATCAAGGAATCCCATAAAGTTACTTCTGGGTGCCCATGCTGGAGGGGGTGAGAAACAGAAAATGTTTGGTGCAGCAAATCTCTAATGATATATTACACTACTGATACAAATGGGTATAATAGTCAATTCCTCTCTAGGAAACTGTAGTGCTGTGAGTGGAGACCTGCAAGTTACATATGCCCAAAGGTTTCAGTCCTATGCACATGGGTTACCCAGGAGTAAATCTTATTAAATGTAATGGGACAAACATGCCACAGGGAGCAGTTCGGTCTGTATAAACTGCTTGCCAGTGAAGGCTGCTCTCAATATTAAAAGGCCCTGCTGCATGTTTTATGAAAAGAGAGGCTGCCTATGGCTAGAAGCATGGCCTTTTTAGTCATGGCCCTGGGGCTAAGTCCTGAGGGCCACAATCACCCTTGGCTAATCCCTCAGAGGCCACATGTCAACGTGGGTGTGACTAAAAGTTGGTGGAGCTATCCCGTACTCTCATATTCCCTCACACACACTTCCACATGCCTACATAGGCAGATACAGGTACACAGCTCCCCACCCTCCTGTTATCCACACAGATCAGCCAAGGAAGGGGATTTATCACCCCCTGCCCACTCAAATGATGAACCCAATGACTGTGTGACTTGCACTCCTATCAGGGCACTGAGTTCTGCCCATCCTGGCACTGtatctacttttttcttttctttttgttgctgTCACCGAAACTGGTAGGATCTTAGGTGGGCAGAAAAATTGCTGGAGGGGCCAGATCAGGCCACCAACCTGCAGGTTAGCTACCCCTGGGCTAAGGAGTCATGTCCCTCATCGTAgctagctcagtcggttagagcatggtgcttataatgccaaggtttcaggttcgatacccatatgggccacctgcattgcagggggttggactagatgacccttgggggtcccttccaacattatgattctatgatttaaaaatGCCTTTGGGAACTGCCAGACTTTTAACAGAGGAGACGGGCAATTGCTGAATAATATTATTGCTGCTGCACATGATCAAGGTGGTGGCGGTGATGGTTATTTTATCGGTTTAAATCAATGTAAGGTACCCTGAGCTTTTTGAAAAGGTCAAGATTTTAAATTAATGAGTCCGGGATCAGGCTGCATGATGTGCCAATATTTCCTGTTTGCCTGGCAGCAGAAAGGGCCCCCAAATGAAATTGTTCTATACCGTTCCATGATCTTCTTTGTCTACAAAAATCCCATTGACCCTCAGGACTCTGTCTCCATCCTTCAGGCCAGCCTTCTCAGCTGGACTCCCCTTTGCCACGTTCCGGATCAGGTGCCCTGTTTTATATTTCTCAAGGCGCAGACAGAATCCATAGTTCTCTGCCTCTTTTCTGGTCAGTTTGCATTCCCTGGGCCGAAGAGGAGACATCATTTCTGTCACAagggataaaaaaataaaataaaaaattaccctGTTGGCAAAGATGTTCATGGAAGGAAAAGGAGCCTTGTTAAGGAAAACTAGTCCAGGGAAATGAGCCAAAGAAGGTGCTCATAAAAGGAACCAGGACAATTATAGAAATACAGAGACAATTCCAGGTGTtgatttgttttgggggggggagagacagagaagaagaTACTGATTAATCTGGATTATTTTTCTCTGAGAGACAAGTGCATAGCACTTTAGCAAAGTTTTTCTTTGAAAATACTATATAGACATCGCACATTACTAGAATAAAAGACACAAGCTACtcattaatgatttttttttaaattgtttgtcaTTCCCTCTCATTTGCACATAGCAACTCACACTTGGTTCAGGCCTCTTGTACAGCACAAACACATATTGACTGAATCACCAACTAGCCAAGGCTATCACAGGGTTGGTGAGGACCACAGCATCTCTTACAGTGACAGCCTAGTTCCTTCATTATTTGTGTGTCCAAGGGGCAGTGGGGCCATGCCACTGATCCTGCTTTCAATGCCATGTGGCATCTCTCAGCTCTATTCATCTCTCAGCTGTATTCCTGATGTCCACATGCTAGGCATGGATGTCTTTATGGGGGAAGCCTATGCATGTTGGCTTCCCCCCTGCAGATAACTATAGATAACATTCAGAAATTGGGGATAGTGTGCAGCTTATTCAGTGAAGCCAGCAGTGTGAGAAAACAAATATTAGGCATATGATGAAATATGGTGAAAGAAAGCATAGAATTCATAGGCAAGATTCCACAAATCTGGTCGCCAGAAGAAATGAATGGCAACCATCCCTCCATCCAGCATATAGcacaaaaaaaatcccctctcTTTTAAAGGAATTCCTATACAGTAAATTGAAAAGGGCTTGAGGAAAGAGGCATTTGAACTGTTGTTTGGAAAAGGTAAGAAATAACAGGAGTCTCTCATGCATGCTGCTTGCAAGTTTATTTATAGTAAAATGCACATTCCTCCTTTCTAGGCAAAATGCCTACTTCAAGGCAGCTTATCGTGTTTTATCTTAACACATCGTaactaaagaaaataaaatggaataaaaaattAACCAGCAAGAATAAAAACAGCAGGGGGAAAACAACCATaggaaaaatcaaataaatacacATACTCAAACAACACATTTTTCAGTGGCCTCTTAAAAGCAGGCAATGAAGGGGCAGCCGGATGAAGCTCTTTGGGACAAATATTTCATAATCCAGATGCCACAGCGGAGaagactctctctctttttcttatcGACTACGCTTCTATTAGAAGGAGTTGGGGGGACAGCCAGAAATGGAGCAATATTCTCATTGGGTTCATGTAGGAGATCTCAAGAGGACAGATGAGCTCTTATTCTATTTGAGGTAAGGATAAAACCTCTTTACAAAGCCCAGTGAAAGACTAAGTTCTCTGCCTGAGTCCTCCCACTGTGCTAGGGCAAGGGATAGGTGGTAACCACAATTGTTGGCTAATAAGCTACGGCAGGTTAAATTTTGCTGAACCTGTTCCCCACTCCAGAGGAGCAGGGCACTTTAGTAATGATGCTGCAGTTCCGGTGCTCTGTAATAATTGTGTACTTTGCTCACCCCTGCTTTGCTAGTAGTATACTATAATCTAGATGATGTAGTTAATATGTAAAGAGATTATGGTTAATGAGTGGAAGATTGAACTAAGACAGGAGATTGGACTAGGTGGCATTCTGGTTCCCTGCACGTATTATTCTTCTCATTCTAATTACCACTGAACAGCTGATTCCTGGCTCCCTATCAtattatttaataaaacaaatactgtacctgtgtgtgtgtgtgtgtgtgtgtgtgtgtgtgtgtgtatatatatatatatgctccaACCACAAACACTAGCAGTTCTAGCTAAATATAGCTATCATACTTACCAGCCCACTTGCTTGACAAGTACTATCTATAGGGTCTTCCTATGTTTTGTTGAATGTAAAGGTGGGAGCAAGATCACCCCATGGGTCCCACCTCTTCCCTCTACAAATGTTCATCATAACCTGTGCAAGAGCCCATGTGCGATCAGGAGCAAAATAGACAGGGCCCTATAATGCAAGCAAGCTCATTTACATGTGCGCTTAGGCTAGGGAGCCAGCAAGCATGATCCCACTCCCCTATGATCTATGCACAGTCAGCATAATGTGTGCTTATTCCTTATTTTCATAGATAATTTACAATGAAAGAAAAGGGGCACACACTTTTAATAAACACAGTGCAATCAAATTTGagaaactcaaaataaataaacaaataaaatttcaGCATGTGGAATCAGATGGATCCCTGTGACTCTTATCATTTGTGTATATATTACACACAAGTTTCTAGCTCTCAGAGTTATATGAAAGTGATAAGGCAGGAACCTTGACCCAAAATccagcaatcttttttttttaaacccacaacaAAATCTGAAGGAGAGGAGTCAGGGAAAAAACTTACCTGCTTGTGTAGTTTGCCCTCAGAATTTTCTTCTGCAGTCTCTCATGCTGCTGTACCAGTATGCACAGCTACATTTCAAATGAACAAAGGTTGATTTAAAAGATGATTTATTTAACAGGGCTTCTTTGCATTTCTTCGCCTTCTTGATAACCAATCTTTTCTCCACCCCCATACTTCTCAGCTGAGCAGCACTGGGCTTTCCTCAGAAACTTTGGATTCCTCCTTAGCAATGCATTACAGGTGTCAAGATTCTCACATG of the Lacerta agilis isolate rLacAgi1 chromosome 4, rLacAgi1.pri, whole genome shotgun sequence genome contains:
- the PDZK1 gene encoding Na(+)/H(+) exchange regulatory cofactor NHE-RF3, which encodes MMSPLRPRECKLTRKEAENYGFCLRLEKYKTGHLIRNVAKGSPAEKAGLKDGDRVLRVNGIFVDKEDHGTVADLVRKSVDSVVFLVLDEKSYEDAHKEGVNFEELGQALPAQQQAEHPSVVTNGGPGPVTQPRLCYLVKEKNSYGFSLKTTEGQKGLFIIDLSPQGPAALAGVQPNDRLIEINGENVENDTHEEVVEKVRRSGNRLVFLVSNKETDQYYKRQNMQLRREMASLKLLPHKPRRLELAKGKNGYGFYLRMEQNGKGHLIKDIDSGSPAAEVGLKDSDILVAVNGESVEALDHEAVVEKIRKSGEKTALLVVDDETDAMYKMAKISPCLYYHATPVQSPCEAEVPTCHTAKENHKPRLCYLVKGPSGFGFRLNAIKGLPGQFIKEVKEGGPAESAGLQIDDILIEVNGANVENEDYDDVVARIHDGGNKLKLVVCGEAAYQYFKAQNMPITAPMADPPDSSNYPPAYTEIQAPEPDGPLPEPRERANSSSSSLSVASEDDDTKL